In Pedobacter sp. SL55, the following proteins share a genomic window:
- a CDS encoding D-2-hydroxyacid dehydrogenase, whose protein sequence is MAKILANDGIDPIGKKLLEDAGHTVETQTVPQDQLVAALQNYDGLTVRSATKVRKELIDACPNLSLIGRGGVGMDNIDVDYARSKGIAVVNTPAASSLSVAELVFAHLFTGVRFLQDANRKMPVEGGAKFNDLKKAYAKGVELRGKTIGIIGFGRIGRETAAVALGLGMNVLAYDLFPFSGNITLNLTLGIKVDIPVNTVSLEEVIANSDFISLHTPFADKPILGAAEFAAMKQGVGVVNCSRGGTIDEPALIEALNSGKVAFAGLDVFDNEPTPAAELLAHPKISLTPHIGASTNEAQERIGTELANLIIDHFKG, encoded by the coding sequence ATGGCTAAAATACTTGCCAATGATGGCATAGATCCAATAGGAAAAAAATTATTAGAAGATGCTGGGCATACGGTAGAAACACAAACAGTGCCTCAAGATCAATTAGTAGCAGCATTACAAAACTACGATGGTTTAACTGTAAGAAGTGCTACCAAAGTTAGAAAAGAATTAATAGATGCTTGCCCTAACCTTAGTTTAATAGGTAGAGGCGGTGTGGGTATGGATAATATCGATGTTGATTACGCAAGATCTAAAGGTATTGCGGTGGTAAATACGCCTGCGGCTTCATCTTTATCTGTTGCAGAATTGGTGTTTGCTCACTTGTTTACTGGCGTACGTTTCTTGCAAGATGCTAACCGCAAAATGCCTGTAGAAGGTGGTGCTAAATTCAACGATCTTAAAAAAGCTTACGCAAAAGGTGTCGAGCTAAGAGGTAAAACTATCGGTATCATTGGTTTCGGTAGAATTGGTAGAGAAACTGCTGCGGTAGCTTTAGGATTGGGAATGAACGTATTAGCTTACGATTTATTTCCTTTTAGTGGCAACATTACTTTGAATTTAACTTTAGGTATTAAGGTTGATATTCCGGTAAATACCGTTTCTTTAGAAGAGGTAATTGCAAACAGTGATTTTATCTCGTTACATACACCATTTGCCGATAAACCTATTTTAGGCGCTGCTGAATTTGCAGCGATGAAGCAAGGTGTGGGTGTGGTAAACTGCTCACGTGGTGGCACTATTGACGAGCCTGCTTTAATTGAAGCTTTGAACTCGGGTAAAGTTGCCTTTGCTGGTTTAGATGTGTTTGACAATGAGCCAACTCCGGCTGCTGAATTATTGGCGCATCCAAAAATTTCGTTAACACCGCATATTGGCGCTTCTACCAACGAGGCCCAAGAGCGTATCGGTACAGAATTAGCTAATTTGATTATAGATCATTTTAAAGGTTAA
- the serC gene encoding 3-phosphoserine/phosphohydroxythreonine transaminase: MRHNFGAGPCILPQEVFKQASAAVLDFKDGLSILEISHRSPEFDGVVEETVKLVKELLNVPSGYSVLLLQGGASLQFSMVPMNLLPEGGTAAYLDTGVWATKALKEVKFFGKANVVASSKDANYTFIPKDYVIPEDSAYFHYTSNNTIYGTELFELPVTKVPVVCDMSSDIMSREIDVAKYDLIYAGAQKNIGPAGLTIVIIKDEILGKTGRAIPSMLDYKSHIDGGSMYNTPPVFSIYTAMLNLRWLKSKGGVAEMEKENIAKANALYKEIDRNTLFKGTCAVEDRSRMNVCFVMEDPELEKPFAKYADENGFEGLKGHRSVGGFRASMYNALPITSVHALIDLMQSFEEKHKK; the protein is encoded by the coding sequence ATGAGACATAATTTTGGAGCTGGTCCATGTATTTTACCGCAAGAAGTTTTTAAACAGGCTTCTGCTGCAGTACTAGATTTTAAAGACGGATTATCAATTTTAGAAATCTCCCATCGCTCACCCGAATTTGATGGTGTGGTAGAGGAAACCGTAAAATTGGTAAAAGAACTTTTAAATGTACCTTCCGGATATTCCGTACTGTTATTACAAGGTGGTGCAAGCCTGCAGTTTTCTATGGTGCCGATGAACTTATTGCCAGAAGGTGGAACTGCTGCGTATTTAGATACAGGCGTTTGGGCTACCAAAGCACTTAAAGAAGTTAAGTTTTTCGGTAAAGCCAATGTGGTAGCTTCTTCAAAAGATGCTAACTACACTTTCATTCCTAAAGATTACGTAATTCCAGAAGATAGTGCTTATTTCCACTATACTTCTAACAATACCATTTACGGTACCGAGTTATTCGAATTGCCGGTAACTAAAGTTCCTGTGGTTTGCGATATGTCATCAGACATTATGAGCCGCGAAATTGACGTTGCCAAATACGATTTGATTTATGCTGGTGCACAGAAAAACATTGGCCCTGCTGGTTTAACCATCGTAATTATCAAAGATGAAATTTTAGGTAAAACAGGAAGAGCTATTCCTTCGATGTTAGACTATAAATCGCACATTGATGGTGGTTCTATGTACAACACGCCGCCAGTATTTTCTATTTACACAGCCATGTTAAACCTAAGATGGTTAAAATCTAAGGGTGGCGTTGCCGAAATGGAGAAAGAAAATATTGCTAAAGCAAATGCACTTTACAAAGAAATTGATAGAAACACTTTGTTTAAAGGAACCTGTGCCGTAGAAGATCGTTCTCGTATGAATGTTTGTTTCGTAATGGAAGATCCAGAATTGGAAAAACCTTTTGCAAAATATGCTGATGAAAATGGTTTTGAAGGCTTAAAAGGACACAGAAGTGTTGGAGGTTTCAGAGCATCGATGTATAATGCACTTCCAATTACCAGCGTACATGCGCTCATAGATTTAATGCAAAGTTTCGAAGAAAAACATAAAAAATAA